TTCTTTACGATACGGTAAAATATGAAAAACTGATTTTCATGGGCAAGGCGGCGGAACGAATTGAATTTTTTGCCGGCGGCAGAGTGGCAATGCTCAAATGCCCGGAGGATTTTATTGGTACATACGGTTTAAAATATGACGACGTTGAGGAGCTGCCCAACATTGCGCTGAGTGTGGTTGGCGTTGAGGTGGCAATTTTGGTAAAGGATAAGGACGAAACCTCAAAACGCGTTTCCCTCCGCGGGAAAGACGTTTTAGACGTGTCCCGCGCGGCCAGCATGTTTGGCGGCGGCGGACACAAAAACGCAGCAGCCTTTGTTGCGGTAGGGGACGTTGACGCAGTTTTACAGAAATTAGTGAACATTATTACAGAAAATTTGGGAGAAACCAATGTTTGAATCGGGACTTAAGACAATTGAGCTGTTTACAGACGGCGCGTGCAGTGGAAATCCCGGCCCCGGCGGTTATGGCGTTGTTCTAAAATATAAAGGCCACGCGAAAGAATTGTCGGAAGGGTTTTTGCTCACCACCAACAACCGCATGGAAATTTTGGCGGTGATTAAAGGCCTGGAAGCGTTAAACGAAACCTGTAACGTAAGCGTTTTCAGCGACAGCAAATATGTGATTGACGCAATTACAAAGGGCTGGGTTTACAAGTGGGAAGCAAACGGCTGGATGCGGAACAAGAAGGACCCGGCCGTGAATGTGGATCTGTGGGAACGCCTTTTGGTTTTGTTAGACGAACACAATGTGGAGTTTCATTGGGTGAAGGGCCATGCTGGGCACCCGGAAAACGAGCGGTGCGACAGACTGGCTGTGGCGGCCGCCGCAGGCGAAGACTTGGCAGAGGATGAAGGATACACTCCGGAGGAATTGTAAACCATGTATTTTGATACGCATACACATTTGGACGACGAAAAGTTCGATCCAGACCGCGAACTTGTGATAGAAAACTTAAAAAAGGAAGGCGTTTCCCTGGCGGTGAACGTGGGGGCTGACCTTACGTCTTCAAAAAACAGCATTGCTCTTGCCGAGCAGTATGATTTTATTTATGCCGCGGTGGGCGTTCACCCAAACGAGGTGGGCGAAATGCAGGACGAAGATTTAGAAACCCTGGCGGACATGGCAAAGCATGAAAAAGTGGTTGCCATTGGCGAAATCGGTTTGGACTACCACTATGACGAGCCAGGCAGAGATGTGCAAAAGCTTTGGTTTGAAAAACAGCTGCACCTGGCGCAGGCTTTAAACATGCCGTTTATTGTCCACGACCGGGACGCACATCAAGATACGCTGGAACTGCTGAAAAAAGTGGGATATTATAACGGCGTAATGCACTGCTTTTCCGGAAGCTGTGAAATGGCAAAAATTTTGCTGGATTTGGGCTTTTACATCTCCATTGCCGGGCAGGTGACATTTAAAAATGCGCCGAAGGTGAAAGAGGTTGCAAAAATGGTGCCGGCGGACCGCCTGTTCATTGAAACCGACAGCCCGTATTTGACGCCTGAACCCCACAGGGGAGAGCGGAACAATTCGGCCAATGTAAAGTTCACCTGCGCTAAAATCGCCGAGCTGAAAGGAATTTGCGCAGAGGAACTGGCAAAGGTAACTTTGGAGAACGGCAAAAAATTTTATGGTATCAGGTGATTTATTTGACGATATGCTATGTGCTTGAAAACACACTTTATATAAACGTGACAAACCGCTGCACAAACCGGTGTTCGTTCTGCGTCCGCGATAAGGACTGCGGCATCGGCGATGTGAACCTTTGGCTGGAAAAAGAGCCAACGGTGGAAGAAATGATAGAAGACATAAAACGGTTTAATCCCCAAA
This Congzhengia minquanensis DNA region includes the following protein-coding sequences:
- the rnhA gene encoding ribonuclease HI; its protein translation is MFESGLKTIELFTDGACSGNPGPGGYGVVLKYKGHAKELSEGFLLTTNNRMEILAVIKGLEALNETCNVSVFSDSKYVIDAITKGWVYKWEANGWMRNKKDPAVNVDLWERLLVLLDEHNVEFHWVKGHAGHPENERCDRLAVAAAAGEDLAEDEGYTPEEL
- a CDS encoding TatD family hydrolase codes for the protein MYFDTHTHLDDEKFDPDRELVIENLKKEGVSLAVNVGADLTSSKNSIALAEQYDFIYAAVGVHPNEVGEMQDEDLETLADMAKHEKVVAIGEIGLDYHYDEPGRDVQKLWFEKQLHLAQALNMPFIVHDRDAHQDTLELLKKVGYYNGVMHCFSGSCEMAKILLDLGFYISIAGQVTFKNAPKVKEVAKMVPADRLFIETDSPYLTPEPHRGERNNSANVKFTCAKIAELKGICAEELAKVTLENGKKFYGIR